The following are encoded in a window of Streptomyces sp. 11x1 genomic DNA:
- the rodA gene encoding rod shape-determining protein RodA: MTGNSFSVSGYGPERTGWTRLFARDSLARRLDWPILFSAIALSLIGAALVYSATRNRTELNQGDPYYFLLRHLLNTGIGFALMIGTVWLGHRTLRTAVPILYGISVLLILLVLTPMGATINGAHAWIVVGGGFSLQPSEFVKVTIILGMAMLLAARVDAGDKPHPDHRTVVQALGLAAVPILIVLLMPDLGSVMVMVVIVLGVLLTSGASNRWVLGLIGTGAVGAIAVWQLGVLDEYQINRFAAFANPELDPAGVGYNTNQARIAIGSGGLLGTGLFKGSQTTGQFVPEQQTDFVFTVAGEELGFVGAGLIIVLLGVVLWRACRIARETTELYGTIVAGGIIAWFAFQSFENIGMTLGIMPVAGLPLPFVSYGGSSMFAVWVAVGLLQSIRVQRPMSA, from the coding sequence ATGACCGGCAACAGCTTCTCCGTCTCCGGGTACGGGCCCGAACGCACCGGCTGGACCCGGCTGTTCGCCCGTGACTCGCTCGCCCGCCGGCTCGACTGGCCGATACTGTTCTCGGCCATCGCGCTCTCCCTGATCGGCGCGGCCCTCGTCTACTCGGCGACCCGCAACCGCACCGAGCTCAACCAGGGCGACCCGTACTACTTCCTGCTCCGGCACCTGCTCAACACCGGCATCGGCTTCGCCCTGATGATCGGCACGGTCTGGCTCGGCCACCGCACCCTACGCACGGCCGTCCCCATCCTGTACGGCATCTCGGTGCTGCTGATCCTGCTGGTGCTCACCCCGATGGGCGCGACCATCAACGGCGCGCACGCATGGATCGTCGTCGGCGGCGGCTTCTCGCTCCAGCCCTCGGAGTTCGTGAAGGTCACGATCATCCTGGGGATGGCGATGCTGCTGGCGGCCCGGGTGGACGCGGGCGACAAACCCCACCCCGACCACCGCACGGTCGTCCAGGCCCTCGGGCTCGCAGCCGTCCCGATACTGATCGTGCTGCTCATGCCCGACCTCGGCTCGGTCATGGTCATGGTGGTCATCGTGCTCGGCGTCCTGCTCACCTCCGGCGCCTCCAACCGGTGGGTCCTAGGCCTCATCGGCACGGGCGCGGTCGGCGCGATCGCCGTCTGGCAGCTCGGGGTGCTTGACGAGTACCAGATCAACCGCTTCGCGGCCTTCGCCAACCCCGAACTCGACCCGGCCGGCGTGGGCTACAACACCAACCAGGCCCGGATCGCCATCGGCTCCGGCGGGCTGCTCGGCACCGGGCTGTTCAAGGGCTCGCAGACCACGGGACAGTTCGTGCCCGAGCAGCAGACCGACTTCGTGTTCACGGTGGCGGGGGAGGAGCTCGGCTTCGTGGGCGCCGGGCTGATCATCGTGCTGCTCGGTGTCGTCCTGTGGAGGGCCTGCCGGATCGCCCGCGAGACCACCGAGCTGTACGGCACGATCGTCGCCGGCGGCATCATCGCCTGGTTCGCCTTCCAGTCCTTCGAGAACATCGGCATGACCCTCGGCATCATGCCGGTGGCGGGCCTGCCGCTGCCGTTCGTGTCGTACGGCGGTTCGTCGATGTTCGCGGTGTGGGTGGCGGTGGGGTTGCTGCAGTCCATCAGAGTGCAGCGCCCGATGTCGGCGTAA
- a CDS encoding CYTH and CHAD domain-containing protein codes for MADTKREIERKYESDESGLPDLTGVAGVATVMDKGVAELDAVYYDTSDERLAAASITLRRRTGGSDAGWHLKFPVSSGVRDEIRAPLSDTLPDELAGLVRSRVRAAKLVPLVRLLSTRAVSELLDADGRLLAEASVDAVVAERLTEKGRTAQWSEIEVELADDGDPAFLDKVEKKLRKAGVRPSDSPSKLARALQETAPAKGKKAKKDGKDGKSEKGGKGAKGKGDGEPLTPGDHVLAYIRAQRDAIVELDPAVRRDVFDSVHSMRVATRRLRSTFKSFGKVLDRAVTDPIGEELKWLAGELGVDRDQEVLTERLTEALDGLPESLVTGPVHARLRAWSRKDGGTGPRTELIEALDGPRYLELLETLDAVIADPPLLKAAHGDPEKVITKAVEKDFGKVAALVEEALAQPPGADRDLAMHEARKKTKRTRYAAEAARPLLGNPAKALVKDMKSLQTLLGDHQDSVMAREALRDLAHQAHAAPGESAFTYGLLYGREERRAELAEAELPGEWKRISADMPF; via the coding sequence ATGGCGGACACAAAGCGCGAGATCGAGCGGAAGTACGAGTCCGACGAGAGCGGCCTGCCGGACCTCACCGGTGTGGCCGGGGTCGCGACCGTCATGGACAAGGGTGTGGCGGAGCTGGACGCCGTCTACTACGACACCTCCGACGAACGCCTCGCCGCCGCCTCCATCACCCTGCGTCGCCGTACGGGCGGCAGTGACGCGGGCTGGCATCTGAAGTTCCCCGTCTCCTCGGGCGTACGGGACGAGATCCGGGCTCCGCTGTCCGACACGCTGCCCGACGAACTCGCCGGGCTGGTCCGCTCCCGGGTGCGGGCGGCGAAGCTGGTCCCGCTGGTCCGTCTCCTCTCCACCCGAGCCGTCAGCGAGCTGCTCGACGCCGACGGCAGGCTCCTCGCCGAGGCCAGCGTGGACGCCGTGGTCGCCGAGCGGCTCACCGAGAAGGGCCGGACCGCACAGTGGTCCGAGATCGAGGTCGAACTCGCCGACGACGGTGACCCCGCGTTCCTCGACAAGGTCGAGAAGAAGCTGCGCAAGGCGGGCGTACGGCCGTCGGACTCGCCGTCCAAGCTCGCCAGGGCCCTCCAGGAGACGGCTCCTGCGAAGGGGAAGAAGGCCAAGAAGGACGGGAAGGACGGCAAGAGCGAGAAAGGCGGCAAGGGCGCGAAGGGGAAGGGGGACGGTGAGCCGCTCACGCCCGGGGACCATGTCCTCGCGTACATCCGGGCCCAGCGGGACGCGATCGTCGAGCTGGACCCCGCCGTCCGCCGCGACGTCTTCGACTCCGTCCACAGCATGCGGGTCGCCACGCGTCGCCTGCGCAGCACCTTCAAGTCGTTCGGCAAGGTCCTGGACCGGGCGGTCACGGACCCGATCGGCGAGGAGCTGAAGTGGCTCGCGGGGGAGCTGGGCGTCGACCGTGACCAGGAGGTTCTGACGGAGCGCCTCACCGAGGCATTGGACGGCCTCCCCGAGAGCCTGGTGACGGGCCCGGTCCACGCACGGCTGCGCGCCTGGTCGCGGAAGGACGGAGGTACCGGCCCCCGGACCGAACTGATCGAGGCCCTGGACGGACCGCGCTATCTGGAGCTGCTGGAAACCCTCGACGCCGTGATCGCGGACCCGCCGCTGCTCAAGGCCGCCCACGGCGATCCCGAGAAAGTGATCACCAAGGCGGTCGAGAAGGACTTCGGCAAGGTGGCGGCCCTCGTCGAGGAGGCCCTGGCCCAGCCGCCCGGCGCCGACCGCGACCTCGCCATGCACGAGGCCCGCAAGAAGACCAAGCGGACCCGGTACGCGGCCGAGGCGGCCCGTCCCCTCCTGGGTAATCCGGCCAAGGCACTCGTCAAGGACATGAAGTCCCTGCAGACCCTCCTCGGCGACCACCAGGACAGCGTGATGGCCCGCGAGGCCCTGCGCGACCTTGCCCACCAGGCCCACGCGGCACCGGGGGAGAGCGCCTTCACGTACGGGCTGCTGTACGGCAGGGAGGAGCGCCGGGCGGAGCTGGCGGAGGCGGAGCTGCCCGGGGAGTGGAAGAGGATCAGCGCGGACATGCCCTTCTGA
- a CDS encoding TIGR03960 family B12-binding radical SAM protein encodes MSVESVFPQLEALLPHVQKPIQYVGGELNSTVKPWESADVRWALMYPDAYEVGLPNQGVMILYEVLNEREGVLAERTYSVWPDLEALMREHGVPQFTVDSHRPVKAFDVFGLSFSTELGYTNMLTALDLAGIPLESKDRTLDDPIVLAGGHAAFNPEPIADFIDAAIIGDGEQAVLDMTEIIRVWKAEGRPGGREEVLFRLAKTGSVYIPAFYDVEYLPDGRIGRVVPNKSGVPWRVSKHTVMDLDEWPYPKQPLVPLAETVHERMSVEIFRGCTRGCRFCQAGMITRPVRERSITGIGEMVEKGLKATGFEEVGLLSLSSADHSEIGDIAKGLADRYEEDKIGLSLPSTRVDAFNVDLANELTRNGRRSGLTFAPEGGSERMRKVINKMVSEEDLIRTVSTAYGNGWRQVKLYFMCGLPTETDEDVLQIADMAMNVIAEGRKVSGQNDIRCTVSIGGFVPKPHTPFQWAPQLSAEETDARLEKLRDKIRGDKKYGRSIGFRYHDGKPGIVEGLLSRGDRRIGAVIRAVYEDGGRFDGWREHFSYDRWMSCADKALADFGLDVDWYTTRERTYEEVLPWDHLDSGLDKDWLWEDWQDALDETEVEDCRWTPCFDCGVCPQMDTHIQIGPTGKKLLPLSVKQPVGSAPHSHGH; translated from the coding sequence ATGTCTGTCGAGTCGGTCTTCCCACAGCTAGAGGCCCTGCTCCCGCATGTGCAGAAGCCGATCCAGTACGTCGGCGGTGAGCTCAACTCCACCGTCAAGCCCTGGGAGTCCGCGGACGTCCGCTGGGCGCTCATGTACCCGGACGCGTACGAGGTCGGTCTGCCCAACCAGGGCGTCATGATCCTCTACGAGGTGCTGAACGAGCGCGAGGGCGTCCTCGCCGAGCGTACGTACAGCGTGTGGCCGGACCTGGAGGCGCTGATGCGGGAGCACGGCGTCCCGCAGTTCACCGTCGACAGCCACCGCCCGGTGAAGGCGTTCGACGTGTTCGGTCTGTCCTTCTCCACGGAGCTGGGCTACACCAACATGCTGACCGCCCTGGACCTCGCCGGAATCCCCCTGGAGTCCAAGGACCGCACGCTCGACGACCCGATCGTGCTGGCCGGCGGCCACGCGGCCTTCAACCCTGAGCCGATCGCCGACTTCATCGACGCGGCGATCATCGGCGACGGCGAGCAGGCCGTGCTGGACATGACCGAGATCATCCGCGTCTGGAAGGCGGAGGGCAGGCCCGGCGGCCGCGAGGAGGTCCTCTTCCGCCTCGCGAAGACGGGCTCGGTGTACATCCCCGCGTTCTACGACGTCGAGTACCTGCCCGACGGCCGTATCGGCCGCGTCGTGCCCAACAAGTCCGGTGTCCCGTGGCGGGTGTCCAAGCACACCGTCATGGACCTCGACGAGTGGCCGTACCCCAAGCAGCCCCTCGTCCCGCTCGCCGAGACGGTCCATGAGCGGATGTCGGTGGAGATCTTCCGCGGCTGCACCCGCGGCTGCCGCTTCTGCCAGGCGGGCATGATCACCCGCCCGGTGCGGGAGCGTTCCATCACGGGCATCGGCGAGATGGTCGAGAAGGGCCTCAAGGCGACCGGTTTCGAGGAGGTCGGCCTGCTCTCCCTCTCCTCCGCCGACCACAGCGAGATCGGCGACATCGCCAAGGGCCTGGCGGACCGGTACGAGGAGGACAAGATCGGTCTGTCCCTCCCCTCGACCCGCGTGGACGCCTTCAACGTCGACCTCGCGAACGAACTGACCCGCAACGGCCGGCGCTCGGGTCTGACCTTCGCGCCCGAGGGCGGCTCCGAGCGCATGCGCAAGGTCATCAACAAGATGGTCTCGGAGGAGGACCTGATCCGGACGGTCTCCACGGCGTACGGCAACGGCTGGCGCCAGGTGAAGCTGTACTTCATGTGCGGCCTGCCGACGGAGACCGACGAGGACGTCCTCCAGATCGCCGACATGGCGATGAACGTGATCGCCGAGGGCCGCAAGGTCTCCGGCCAGAACGACATTCGCTGCACGGTCTCGATCGGCGGGTTCGTCCCCAAGCCGCACACACCGTTCCAGTGGGCGCCGCAGCTTTCCGCCGAGGAGACCGACGCCCGGCTCGAAAAGCTTCGCGACAAGATCCGCGGCGACAAGAAGTACGGCCGTTCCATCGGCTTCCGCTACCACGACGGCAAGCCGGGCATCGTCGAGGGCCTGCTGTCGCGCGGCGACCGCCGCATCGGCGCCGTCATCCGCGCGGTCTACGAGGACGGCGGCCGCTTCGACGGCTGGCGCGAGCACTTCTCCTACGACCGCTGGATGAGCTGCGCGGACAAGGCCCTCGCGGACTTCGGCCTCGACGTCGACTGGTACACGACCCGCGAGCGCACCTACGAGGAGGTCCTGCCCTGGGACCACCTGGACTCCGGCCTCGACAAGGACTGGCTCTGGGAGGACTGGCAGGACGCCCTCGACGAGACAGAGGTCGAGGACTGCCGCTGGACACCGTGCTTCGACTGCGGCGTGTGCCCGCAGATGGACACCCACATCCAGATCGGCCCGACGGGCAAGAAGCTGCTGCCGCTGTCGGTCAAGCAGCCGGTGGGGAGTGCGCCGCACAGCCACGGTCACTGA
- a CDS encoding glycosyltransferase, which yields MIVKNEARVIERCLAAVRPLIDTWVITDTGSTDGTQDLIRAALDGIPGELREEPWVDFGHNRTRNIQHARGKADFLLTVDADHVLRQDAPLPRLTGTSYMLRYDTPGTQHRFKHLMRGDRLWRYEGVTHEYPCTDGPDVQENLDALVIEDHADGGCRSDKFERDAGLLRRELERDPTNPRTVFYLANTERDLGHAREAIDLYERRAAMGGWGEEVYCSLLEAGILRADEEGDWPGAMDTFSRAWESRPTRLEACYELASRLRLRRCHHTAHALVVDVVDRPAPDDLLFTKPWVYRWGLLFEFSITAHWVGDHAAALGACDRLLAMRDLPERVRRQVEINREFSAPHAAPSDLPAVVRRPKAARAGKSAAKSARASGRKR from the coding sequence ATGATCGTCAAGAACGAGGCGCGGGTGATCGAGCGTTGCCTCGCCGCTGTCCGGCCGCTGATCGACACCTGGGTCATCACCGACACCGGCTCCACGGACGGCACACAGGACCTGATCCGCGCGGCGCTGGACGGCATCCCCGGCGAACTGCGCGAGGAGCCCTGGGTCGACTTCGGTCACAACCGGACGCGGAACATCCAACACGCCCGCGGAAAGGCCGACTTCCTGCTCACCGTCGATGCCGACCATGTACTGCGTCAGGACGCGCCGCTGCCCCGGCTCACGGGGACCTCGTACATGCTGCGCTATGACACACCGGGCACCCAGCACCGCTTCAAGCACCTGATGCGCGGGGACCGGCTCTGGCGCTACGAAGGGGTCACCCACGAGTACCCGTGCACCGACGGGCCCGATGTCCAGGAGAACCTGGACGCCCTCGTCATCGAGGACCACGCGGACGGCGGCTGCCGCAGCGACAAGTTCGAACGCGACGCGGGTCTGCTCAGACGTGAACTGGAACGCGACCCCACAAACCCCCGCACCGTCTTCTACCTGGCCAACACCGAACGTGACCTCGGCCACGCCCGGGAGGCGATCGACCTGTACGAGCGACGTGCGGCGATGGGCGGCTGGGGCGAGGAGGTCTACTGCTCGCTCCTGGAGGCGGGAATCCTCCGGGCGGACGAGGAAGGGGACTGGCCGGGAGCCATGGACACGTTCTCCCGCGCCTGGGAGTCACGCCCCACAAGGCTCGAAGCCTGCTACGAGCTGGCCTCCCGCCTTCGGCTCCGGCGGTGCCACCACACCGCGCACGCCCTTGTCGTCGACGTCGTCGACCGGCCCGCGCCGGACGACCTGCTCTTCACCAAGCCCTGGGTCTACCGGTGGGGCCTGCTGTTCGAGTTCTCCATCACCGCCCACTGGGTGGGCGACCACGCGGCCGCGCTCGGGGCGTGCGACCGTCTGCTGGCCATGCGGGATCTGCCCGAACGCGTCCGCCGCCAGGTCGAGATCAACCGGGAGTTCTCCGCGCCGCACGCCGCACCGTCGGACCTGCCCGCGGTGGTGCGCCGCCCCAAGGCCGCCCGGGCCGGCAAGTCGGCGGCGAAGTCCGCGAGGGCCTCCGGGCGCAAGCGGTAG
- a CDS encoding TIGR03936 family radical SAM-associated protein, translating to MQRIRLRYTKRGRLRFTSHRDFQRAFERALRRAEVPMAYSAGFTPHPKVSYANAAPTGTGSEAEYLEIALTAARDPEKLRILLDESLPPGLDIVDAVEARTSGLADRLTASEWELRLDGVDPEDAARAVEAFKASDLVEVQRRTKNGVRTFDARAAVVDLDSRDGHDARDGRDGSAGANGSETAGPQPAASVGSTGAAGAAPLAGPTDQPCAILRLVVRHVTPAVRPDDVLSGLRAVADLAPPVPAAVTRLAQGLFDDETGTVTDPLAPDREAAPAPSTAEPAAAAKASAPVGPA from the coding sequence GTGCAGCGCATCCGACTGCGCTACACCAAGCGCGGCCGCCTCCGGTTCACCAGCCACCGTGACTTCCAGCGCGCCTTCGAGCGTGCGCTGCGCCGTGCCGAGGTGCCGATGGCGTACTCGGCGGGGTTCACGCCGCATCCGAAGGTGTCGTACGCCAATGCCGCACCCACCGGCACGGGCAGTGAGGCGGAGTATCTGGAGATCGCGCTCACCGCGGCGCGTGATCCGGAGAAGCTCAGGATCCTGCTCGACGAGTCGCTACCCCCCGGCCTCGACATCGTCGACGCGGTCGAGGCCCGCACCTCCGGGCTCGCCGACCGGCTCACGGCCTCCGAATGGGAGCTGCGCCTGGACGGCGTGGACCCCGAGGACGCCGCGCGCGCGGTCGAGGCCTTCAAGGCGTCGGACCTCGTCGAGGTCCAGCGCAGGACCAAGAACGGCGTACGGACCTTCGACGCCCGTGCCGCCGTCGTCGACCTCGACAGCCGTGACGGCCATGACGCACGTGATGGACGTGACGGAAGCGCCGGAGCGAACGGTTCTGAGACGGCCGGTCCACAGCCCGCCGCAAGCGTCGGCTCCACCGGAGCGGCCGGCGCCGCGCCCCTTGCTGGGCCGACGGACCAGCCCTGTGCGATACTGCGGCTGGTAGTTCGGCACGTGACGCCTGCCGTACGACCCGACGACGTCCTGTCCGGTCTCCGCGCCGTGGCCGACCTGGCGCCGCCGGTCCCCGCAGCGGTGACCAGGCTGGCGCAGGGGCTTTTCGATGATGAGACCGGCACGGTGACCGACCCGCTCGCGCCCGACCGCGAGGCAGCGCCGGCCCCCTCAACGGCCGAACCCGCTGCCGCCGCGAAGGCGTCGGCGCCGGTAGGCCCCGCGTAG